A stretch of Halichondria panicea chromosome 1, odHalPani1.1, whole genome shotgun sequence DNA encodes these proteins:
- the LOC135340597 gene encoding uncharacterized protein LOC135340597 isoform X3, whose amino-acid sequence MTSMLCGLVCVVLLSGLAVLAGEQQVYLALGSGRITTNNTYILITTIGENADGGLPFLTCHSDLTTCCRNVSDNNGNGTLGQWTYPDGSMIMGNDAVAAQQFYIVRNAAQVIRLARRQANNPLTPTGSYCCTVPTTLGDMTICANLIAPMSVTCSDNFPDIANGSITYTGGSTNNRSVGATASYACFLPYTLVGVPVRTCGSDGKWSSTTTPVCEMTCSDLPSLTNGNIDYGGAGSNNSRPVNTVATYTCNPGYTIGGGTTRTCRSGIHRVWTGFAPVCLSNCPDLPPLTNGTIMYSATSIGIKPFLSSAVHSCNTGYTLTGGDTNRICVTGGSWNGSAPTCQPNCPDLPPLTNGMITYSDGSTNNRLFLSNATYFCNTGYTLTGGDTTRVCVSGSWSGSGPICQRPCSDLPPLMNGGITYAGGLADNRPNNTIAMFTCDNGYTLIGGGRSVRVCQNGTWSGTAPTCQLNTGPTKSPTTCSDLPALTNGMILYNMGTASLRPVDTVATCTCDTGYTLNGGSTRTCGSDGVWSGLAPTCQLSPVYVSVGTTKFATNNSQVSIDTIGDTTETALTCKTDSTICCTGQDNPNSANGLGDWLLPNGTAIIRNLDITISDTDLLYSVRNTSALRLHRRGSVSGPTGSYCCVIPDSTGVNTTFCVQLGPDASNTGGVVAGVVIVLLILAAVIVVGIIVGVYFWRKLHGNQTKYGPSPRHASPPRPTPYQASFKKSNRQDSKATIEKVNEPSIVEFPSDTHATEGEEVYLRVKVGGHPPPSLTWYHDGRKVTADYATELDQDGGVSFSSVEAKHAGVYKLVVTGASGSTTQQLVKVTVMSESGKASEGMEGVDYAPIPVTEFGAYVADLHASSNKKFKDLYKNLDSGERGHPVIISVTPENRLNNRFGNIAVYDDNLIILDPIPSQEDCQSDYINACYVDGYKKPKKFIATQGPLPRTLVDFWRLMWQERPPIIVMLTNLEENNKIKCEQYWPDSGKKQFGPFTVAITDQQILADYTVRTLEASLDGDLRVLRVKLFHFTAWPDHGVPDYATPILGFHRRVQSQHKPSKGPILIHCSAGVGRTGTYIAIDNVLDQISVDGLIDISGTIVKARNQRMKLVQTQDQYVFIHDAILESMTCGDTQIGAGDLRRQIQKMSLVPPGKTTSEFQYQFQILEQVTPNPKEVRSLIAVKNAARNRNMDYLPPEPSRVILKGEQPDYIHAVFAHGYKHQQAYIIAQNPLDSTVRNFWKVIYDRKCAAVVMLTPLSENGKEACSQYWPESGNVTSFGEFTINNLEEEVNTGFVMRQLSMLNKKTQKACQLTQFHITNWKSSGKCENFKTVTDVNEEVIKVQRRTGNNTILVHCNDTVTRSGICTAL is encoded by the exons ATGACCTCCATGCTGTGtggactagtgtgtgtggttcTGCTCTCTGGGCTCGCTGTACTGGCAGGGGAACAGCAAG TCTACCTGGCACTGGGATCTGGTCGCATCACCACTAACAATACTTATATCTTGATCACTACTATTGGAGAGAATGCTGATGGTGGTCTTCCTTTTCTCACCTGTCACAGTGACCTCACTACCTGCTGTAGAAATGTGTCTGACAACAATGGTAATGGAACACTAGGACAGTGGACGTATCCTGATGGGAGTATGATAATGGGCAATGATGCAGTCGCTGCACAGCAGTTCTACATTGTGAGGAATGCTGCTCAGGTCATCAGACTGGCTCGTAGACAGGCTAACAATCCCCTCACTCCAACCGGgtcctactgttgtactgtaccaactacACTGGGAGATATGACCATCTGTGCTAACCTGA TTGCACCTATGTCAGTCACATGTTCTGATAATTTCCCGGACATTGCTAATGGAAGCATAACCTATACTGGTGGATCCACTAACAACAGATCAGTGGGTGCTACAGCCAGTTACGCCTGCTTCCTTCCCTACACTCTGGTTGGAGTGCCAgtgaggacttgtgggagtgatggaaaGTGGAGCTCAACAACAACTCCAGTGTGTGAGA TGACGTGTTCTGACCTACCCTCACTGACAAATGGGAATATTGACTATGGTGGTGCTGGATCCAATAACAGTAGACCAGtgaacactgtggccacctacacctgtaaccctgGCTACACTATTGGTGGAGGTACCACCAGGACTTGTAGGAGTGGTATACATAGAGTGTGGACTGGGTTTGCTCCAGTGTGTCTGT CTAACTGCCCTGACTTACCCCCACTGACCAACGGGACgattatgtacagtgctaCATCCATTGGCATCAAACCTTTCCTCTCTAGTGCTGTGCACTCCTGCAACACTGGCTATACTCTCACTGGAGGAGACACTAACAGGATCTGTGTGACTGGAGGGAGCTGGAATGggtcagctccaacttgtcagc CTAACTGCCCTGACTTACCCCCACTGACCAACGGGATGATTACCTATAGTGATGGATCCACTAATAACAGACTTTTCCTCTCTAACGCTACATACTTCtgcaacactggctacactctcactggaggggaCACCACTAGGGTCTGTGTGAGTGGGAGCTGGAGTGGGTCAGGTCCAATTTGTCAGC gaCCTTGTTCTGATTTACCACCACTAATGAATGGAGGCATTACCTACGCTGGTGGACTTGCTGACAACAGACCTAATAATACTATTGCTATGTTCACTTGTGacaatggctacactctcattgGAGGTGGAAGGAGTGTCAGAGTTTGTCAGAATGGGACCTGGAGTGGAACAGCTCCTACCTGTCAAT TGAACACAGGACCCACTAAATCACCCACCACCTGTTCCGACCTCCCTGCTCTGACCAATGGAATGATTCTTTACAATATGGGGACTGCTAGTCtgagaccagtggacactgtggccacctgcacctgtgacactggctacactctcaatggaggcagcactaggacttgtgggagtgatggagtgtggagtgggttagCTCCAACCTGTCAAT TATCTCCTGTCTACGTCTCCGTGGGAACCACCAAATTTGCAACTAATAACTCACAGGTTTCCATAGACACCATTGGAGATACCACTGAGACAGCATTGACTTGCAAAACTGACTCAACTATTTGTTGTACAGGACAAGATAACCCCAATAGTGCCAATGGATTAGGAGATTGGCTACTACCGAATGGAACAGCTATTATAAGAAATCTGGACATTACTATTTCAGACACAGATCTGCTGTACAGTGTTAGAAATACAAGTGCACTCAGACTCCATCGTCGAGGGTCTGTGTCAGGCCCCACTGGCTCCTACTGCTGTGTGATTCCTGACAGCACTGGAGTTAACACAACTTTCTGTGTGCAGTTAG GCCCTGATGCTAGCAACACAGGAGGTGTGGTAGCAGGTGTAGTCATCGTGTTACTCATTCTAGCCGCTGTCATTGTGGTGGGTATCATTGTTGGGGTCTATTTCTGGAG GAAACTTCATGGCAACCAGACCAAGTACGGCCCCTCCCCACGCCATGCATCTCCCCCTCGCCCCACCCCCTATCAAGCATCCTTCAAGAAGAGCAACAGACAAGACAGTAAAGCCACCATTGAGAAAGTCAACG AGCCTAGTATAGTAGAGTTTCCTAGTGATACTCATGCAacggagggggaggaggtgtaTCTGAGGGTGAAGGTGGGAggtcaccctccacccagtctcACCTGGTACCACGATGGTAGGAAGGTGACTGCAGACTATGCCACAGaactggaccaggacggtggaGTATCCTTCTCTAGTGTGGAGGCTAAGCATGCTG GTGTGTATAAACTGGTGGTTACTGGAGCCTCAGGGTCAACAACGCAACAGCTCGTCAAGGTAACAGTGATGAGTGAGAGTGGTAAGGCTAGTGAGGGGATGGAGGGGGTGGACTACGCCCCCATACCTGTGACAGAGTTTGGAGCGTATGTGGCTGACCTCCATGCCAGCAGCAATAAGAAGTTCAAAGATCTTTACAAG aATCTGGACAGTGGGGAGAGGGGTCATCCAGTGATTATTTCAGTGACTCCTGAGAACAGACTCAACAACAGATTTGGCAACATTGCTGTCT ATGATGACAACCTCATTATCCTAGACCCCATCCCTAGCCAAGAGGACTGCCAGAgtgactacatcaatgcctGCTATGTAGAC GGGTACAAGAAGCCTAAAAAGTTTATAGCAACACAAG GACCGCTACCACGAACTCTGGTGGACTTTTGGCGTCTCATGTGGCAGGAGAGACCACCCATAATAGTCATGCTCACCAACCTCGAGGAGAACAACAAGATAAAGTGCGAACAATACTGGCCAGATTCTGGGAAGAAGCAGTTTGGACCATTCACAGTGGCCATTACAGATCAGCAAATACTGGCTGATTACACTGTCAGGACACTGGAGGCTTCA TTGGATGGTGATCTCCGTGTTCTGAGAGTCAAGCTATTCCATTTCACTGCCTGGCCTGATCACGGTGTGCCTGactatgccacgcccattctTGGGTTCCATCGTCGGGTCCAGTCCCAACACAAGCCATCAAAAGGTCCTATTCTGATCCACTGCAGTGCTGGTGTGGGACGCACAGGCACTTATATTGCCATTGATAATGTTCTCGATCAGATCTCAGTCGATGGTCTCATCGATATTTCCGGGACCATTGTTAAAGCTCGCAACCAGAGGATGAAGCTTGTACAAACACAG GATCAGTATGTGTTCATCCACGATGCTATCCTGGAGTCAATGACGTGTGGAGACACTCAGATCGGTGCTGGAGATCTGCGCAGACAGATACAAAAGATGTCATTAGTACCCCCGGGAAAAACCACCTCAGAATTCCAATACCAGTTCCAAATTCTGGAACAGGTTACTCCAAATCCTAAAGAAGTTCGAAGTCTTATTGCTGTTAAGAATGCTGCCAGGAACAGGAACATGGACTACCTGCCAC CTGAGCCCAGTCGTGTGATTCTGAAGGGAGAGCAACCTGACTACATTCAtgctgtgtttgctcat ggCTACAAGCACCAGCAGGCATACATCATTGCCCAGAATCCACTGGACTCAACTGTGCGTAACTTCTGGAAAGTGATCTATGACAGGAAGTGTGCGGCTGTTGTGATGTTGACTCCACTCAGTGAGAATGGGAAG gaAGCATGctcccagtactggccagagaGTGGCAATGTCACCTCCTTCGGTGAGTTCACCATCAATAACTTGGAGGAGGAAGTCAACACTGGGTTCGTTATGAGGCAACTGAGCATGCTTAATAAAAAG ACCCAAAAGGCCTGTCAATTAACTCAGTTCCACATCACTAACTGGAAGAGCAGTGGAAAGTGTGAGAACTTCAAGACTGTAACTGACGTCAATGAAGAGGTTATAAAGGTTCAAAGGAGAACTGGAAACAACACTATACTGGTTCATTGCAA